The following proteins come from a genomic window of Pseudomonas putida:
- a CDS encoding Atu4866 domain-containing protein — MGEPLGEQDKYVGMWVTADGRIRHELLPGGRYDEARGGQQSAYQGRYWLEGDHIEYVDDSGFTADGEFRSNVLYHAGMILYPER, encoded by the coding sequence ATGGGTGAACCACTTGGAGAACAGGATAAATACGTTGGCATGTGGGTGACGGCTGACGGTCGCATTCGCCATGAGCTCCTGCCTGGCGGCCGCTATGACGAAGCCCGCGGAGGGCAACAAAGCGCGTACCAAGGTCGATACTGGCTAGAGGGTGATCACATCGAGTATGTGGATGACAGCGGATTTACTGCCGACGGGGAGTTTCGTAGCAACGTGCTGTATCACGCAGGGATGATTCTATATCCCGAGCGTTGA